The Bacillota bacterium region GGTCCGGCAGGCTTCCCCGCAGGACGGGCCCCCCGGTGGCGGGTGAGGAGGCCGGAGGAGATTCGCCTGAGCTCGCGGAGGAAGCCCGCGAGCTTCTTCGTGCCGTCCTGGAAGTGGACCGGGATTGCCAGCGCCTGGTGGCCGAGCGACTGAAGGGTGTTGAAGGGGATCTGGCTGCTACGCGTGCGGCCCTGCAGGGGAGCCGGGCTTACCGGCTCTGCCTGCAGGCGGGCAGGGTTTCCCGTGTTTTAGACGAGCTCAAATGAGCCGTGGATGGGATCGCGGGGCAGAGGGCGGGCGGGAGGATTTGATGGGCGGCCCGCTAATACTACTTAGTGATAGCGGGTGGGAAAGGGGAACAGGTATGGAGATCACGGTACGGGGGAAGAACCTGGAGGTCACTCCGGCCCTGCGCCAGTACGCAGAGAAGCGGATGTCCAAGATCGAGCGGTTCTTCGATGATGTCCCCGTGAGCGCGCACGCGGTGATCAGCACGGAAAGGGGTCGCTACATCGTTGAGGTGACGGTCTCGGTGAACGGTATCCTCCTGCGGGGGGAAGAGGCCACGGGTGACGCCTTCGCCTCAGTGGATCTGGTACTCGAGAAGCTGGAGAAGCAGATAGAGAAGTTTAAGACGCGCATCA contains the following coding sequences:
- the raiA gene encoding ribosome-associated translation inhibitor RaiA yields the protein MEITVRGKNLEVTPALRQYAEKRMSKIERFFDDVPVSAHAVISTERGRYIVEVTVSVNGILLRGEEATGDAFASVDLVLEKLEKQIEKFKTRINRRLRLARKAAERAEVPVPAAEPVEEEAERPRVVRVKRFSFKPMTVDEAILQMDLLGHDFFVFTNAETDQVSVVYRRRDGNYGLIEPEF